One window of the Rufibacter radiotolerans genome contains the following:
- a CDS encoding ABC transporter ATP-binding protein gives MTSFAPLLQVNDLTIEFPAQQGRVKAVTSISFALQRGEAVAIVGESGSGKTITALSLMQLLPAAAQITSGTAEFQSPQAGPVDLYQLSQKQLQKIRGKEISVIFQEPMSSLNPVISCGKQVAEALLIHLPISKQEAYQRTIALFELVKLPLPEKIFRSYPHELSGGQKQRVMLAMAMSCDPAILIADEPTTALDVTVQASILKLLNELRQEKEMALLFISHDLSVVAQVADRVLVMYQGQIVEEGTVQQLFSDPQHPYTKALLACRPTMKTNVAVLPTVADFMGAGVSPPLENNPFHHQWASGSAVDNEGFNAVMPQVPTPLEPILTVEDLHVTFTRHRNFFWQKKELSKAVNGVSFEVFPQETIALVGESGCGKTTLGRALVRLIEPTSGKVVFNGQDWSNLSNQEVRKQREDFQIIFQDPYASLNPLMKIGDAIMEPMQVHKVLKNDRERKQRVLELLETVNLLPEHFNRYPHEFSGGQQQRICIARALALEPTCIICDEIVSALDVSVQAQVLNLLNRLKQQFNLTVLFITHDLAVAKFMADRVFVMDKGEIVEQGTGQEIFTHPKHPFTKALLQAIPSSEVPDILAAQRKRNTFKASIDE, from the coding sequence ATGACTTCTTTTGCCCCTCTTCTTCAGGTCAATGATCTTACCATAGAGTTTCCTGCGCAGCAGGGAAGGGTGAAGGCGGTTACTAGTATATCCTTTGCTTTGCAGCGCGGGGAAGCAGTCGCTATAGTGGGAGAATCTGGATCAGGGAAGACCATTACGGCGCTTTCCTTAATGCAACTCCTGCCGGCAGCGGCCCAAATCACTTCCGGAACGGCGGAGTTCCAGTCCCCGCAGGCAGGCCCGGTAGATTTGTACCAGCTTTCTCAAAAGCAGCTACAGAAAATACGCGGTAAGGAAATCTCCGTGATCTTTCAGGAACCAATGTCTTCCTTGAACCCCGTTATATCCTGTGGAAAGCAGGTGGCGGAGGCGTTGTTAATTCACTTGCCTATCTCTAAACAAGAGGCCTACCAACGCACCATTGCCCTTTTTGAGTTAGTAAAGCTTCCTTTGCCAGAGAAGATATTCAGGAGTTATCCACATGAGCTTTCTGGGGGGCAGAAGCAGCGGGTCATGCTGGCCATGGCCATGAGCTGCGACCCGGCTATTTTAATCGCAGACGAGCCTACCACGGCTCTGGATGTCACGGTGCAGGCCAGCATTCTAAAGTTACTGAATGAGCTTCGGCAGGAAAAGGAAATGGCCCTACTGTTCATATCGCATGACCTAAGCGTGGTGGCGCAGGTAGCCGACCGGGTATTGGTCATGTACCAGGGGCAGATAGTAGAGGAAGGCACGGTGCAGCAACTGTTTTCAGATCCGCAGCACCCCTATACCAAAGCCTTGCTGGCCTGCCGTCCTACCATGAAAACAAACGTGGCGGTATTGCCCACCGTGGCAGATTTTATGGGTGCCGGGGTTAGCCCCCCTTTAGAAAATAATCCTTTTCATCACCAATGGGCAAGTGGCTCTGCTGTGGATAACGAAGGATTTAACGCCGTAATGCCGCAAGTACCAACTCCTCTGGAGCCTATTCTCACAGTAGAGGATCTCCACGTAACCTTTACCAGGCACCGGAACTTCTTTTGGCAGAAAAAAGAACTGAGCAAAGCTGTGAACGGGGTTTCATTTGAGGTTTTCCCGCAAGAGACCATTGCTTTAGTAGGGGAGTCGGGCTGTGGAAAAACTACTTTGGGCAGGGCCTTGGTCCGGTTGATAGAGCCGACCAGCGGAAAGGTAGTTTTCAACGGGCAAGATTGGAGCAACTTATCTAACCAAGAGGTAAGAAAGCAACGCGAGGACTTCCAGATCATCTTTCAGGACCCGTATGCCTCGCTTAACCCACTCATGAAAATAGGGGACGCCATCATGGAACCCATGCAGGTGCATAAGGTGTTAAAAAATGATCGGGAGCGGAAGCAGCGTGTCCTGGAGTTACTGGAAACCGTAAATCTTCTCCCCGAACATTTTAACCGTTATCCCCATGAATTCTCTGGCGGCCAACAACAGCGTATCTGCATTGCCAGGGCGTTGGCGCTAGAACCCACGTGTATCATCTGTGATGAGATTGTCTCTGCCCTGGATGTATCTGTACAGGCGCAGGTCCTCAACCTTCTCAACCGCCTCAAACAACAGTTTAACCTTACGGTCTTGTTCATCACCCATGACCTGGCGGTGGCCAAGTTTATGGCCGACCGTGTGTTTGTCATGGACAAGGGAGAGATAGTGGAGCAGGGCACAGGGCAGGAAATCTTCACGCATCCAAAGCACCCGTTTACCAAGGCATTGCTACAGGCTATTCCGTCAAGCGAGGTACCAGATATTTTAGCGGCCCAAAGGAAACGAAATACCTTTAAAGCAAGTATAGACGAATAG
- a CDS encoding patatin-like phospholipase family protein → MHSLLYGLRVFLILLLLMAGQKVAGQKVGLVLSGGGAKGLAHVGVLKVLEQNNIPIDYIVGTSMGSVVGALYAAGYSPQDIEDLVLSPKFQYWVSGRQLEDHAFNFFSLDPSPAALRLPVSLKKNIQVQTTSGLVSDVNLNYALASTMAAGGAIANYDFDKLFVPFRSLTAEIFTRQQVIQRNGSLADAVRNSMAVPLAFRPIRQADGRYLFDGGLFNNFPTDVMRSEFKPDIIIGVNVGDVSYKKYPHEKDDELLGSSLIFLSFDVADTLAVGPNGVLIQPDLEGFGTTAFDRAKELIDIGVKSTQEKLPLLKQRIKRQEDSVALQQRRQAFTKKAPAPKFTSVKIQGLEANQHDYVRSFFLKKGGHYTITDIEEGYYRLAANDFFKGIYPRIKYSPEQGGYELSLDARQSNNATAEVGAVFSTRPVDNLYVGLEYRFLNRVLYTIGANANIGRFYAAGQFGFRVNMPSPLPFYIEPSVMYSSLNYQDVSDFLDRDATSTQVRQRDFKVGMQAGISHNFRSRFVFEGAWFSNEDEYANNINVSSDDVLDETDFQGVTAALRFERNSLNRKMYSTRGHRAVLGVRGVTGEELYDPGTTSLLTEGRSARHQWLQFSATYEGYYPSKNDKSSWGYFIEGMLSTQGRFSNYRSTLNVAPAFSPLPDSRTLFLDKYRATRYAAVGGRFSRKVLTKFEWRTEAFMHLIHAPYEEGPEQQALRAQGFDRPRLTASTGLIFQLPIGPAALQVIHYDNDTNRWNVFGHVGFLLYRARTLQ, encoded by the coding sequence ATGCATTCACTCTTATATGGTTTAAGGGTATTCCTGATTTTATTATTGCTGATGGCAGGCCAGAAAGTGGCCGGGCAAAAAGTGGGCCTGGTACTAAGCGGCGGCGGCGCCAAAGGATTGGCCCACGTGGGCGTCTTAAAGGTGCTGGAGCAAAACAACATTCCTATTGACTACATTGTGGGCACCAGTATGGGCTCAGTGGTAGGGGCCCTGTATGCCGCCGGCTACTCGCCCCAGGATATTGAGGACCTGGTGCTTTCGCCTAAGTTCCAGTACTGGGTTTCTGGCCGCCAGCTGGAAGACCATGCCTTCAACTTCTTCAGCCTGGACCCCTCCCCCGCGGCCCTGCGCCTGCCTGTCTCTCTAAAGAAGAATATTCAGGTACAGACCACCAGCGGACTGGTAAGCGATGTGAACCTCAACTATGCTTTGGCCTCTACCATGGCGGCGGGCGGTGCCATTGCCAATTATGACTTTGACAAGCTGTTTGTGCCCTTCCGGAGCCTTACGGCCGAGATCTTTACCCGGCAGCAGGTGATTCAGCGCAACGGCTCACTGGCAGACGCGGTGCGTAACTCCATGGCGGTGCCGCTGGCGTTCCGGCCTATCAGGCAGGCAGACGGGCGTTACCTGTTTGACGGGGGTCTGTTCAATAACTTCCCCACAGATGTGATGCGCTCAGAATTCAAACCCGATATCATTATTGGGGTGAACGTGGGCGATGTCTCCTACAAGAAATATCCCCATGAGAAGGATGACGAACTGCTGGGATCTTCGCTCATTTTCCTGAGCTTTGACGTGGCAGACACCCTAGCCGTGGGGCCTAACGGGGTTTTGATTCAGCCCGACCTGGAAGGCTTTGGCACCACCGCCTTTGACCGCGCCAAGGAACTCATTGACATTGGCGTGAAATCTACCCAGGAGAAACTGCCTTTGCTAAAGCAGCGCATCAAAAGGCAGGAAGACTCCGTGGCTTTGCAACAGAGACGGCAGGCCTTCACCAAAAAAGCCCCGGCGCCCAAGTTTACCAGCGTGAAGATCCAGGGCCTGGAGGCAAACCAGCATGACTACGTGCGCAGTTTCTTCCTGAAGAAAGGCGGCCATTATACCATCACTGACATAGAGGAAGGCTATTACCGCCTGGCGGCCAATGACTTCTTCAAGGGCATTTACCCCCGCATAAAATACTCTCCTGAGCAAGGAGGCTATGAACTGAGCCTGGATGCCCGCCAGAGCAACAACGCCACGGCAGAAGTAGGCGCCGTCTTCAGCACCCGCCCGGTAGACAACCTGTACGTGGGCCTGGAATACCGTTTCCTGAACCGCGTCTTGTACACCATTGGGGCCAACGCCAACATAGGCCGTTTCTACGCCGCCGGGCAATTCGGTTTCCGGGTGAATATGCCCAGCCCGCTGCCTTTCTACATTGAGCCGTCTGTGATGTACAGCTCCCTCAATTACCAGGACGTAAGCGATTTTCTGGACCGTGACGCCACCAGCACCCAAGTACGCCAACGCGATTTCAAGGTAGGCATGCAGGCCGGCATCAGCCATAATTTCAGGAGCCGGTTTGTGTTTGAGGGCGCCTGGTTCTCCAATGAAGACGAATATGCCAACAATATCAACGTTTCGTCAGATGACGTGCTTGATGAGACAGATTTCCAAGGGGTTACCGCCGCGCTGCGTTTTGAGCGCAACTCACTTAACCGCAAAATGTACTCTACTCGGGGCCACCGGGCGGTGCTGGGCGTACGCGGGGTCACCGGCGAAGAGCTCTATGACCCAGGTACCACCTCTCTGCTCACCGAAGGCCGCTCGGCCCGGCACCAGTGGCTGCAATTCTCGGCTACCTATGAAGGCTATTACCCTTCTAAGAATGACAAGAGCAGCTGGGGCTATTTTATTGAAGGCATGTTGAGTACCCAGGGCAGGTTCTCTAATTACCGGTCTACCCTTAACGTGGCGCCGGCTTTCTCGCCTTTGCCAGATTCCCGCACGCTGTTTCTGGATAAATACCGGGCCACCAGATACGCCGCCGTGGGCGGGCGCTTCTCCCGGAAGGTGCTGACCAAGTTTGAGTGGCGCACAGAGGCTTTCATGCACCTGATCCATGCGCCTTATGAAGAAGGCCCAGAGCAGCAAGCCCTGCGCGCCCAAGGCTTTGACCGTCCCCGCCTCACGGCCAGTACCGGCTTGATCTTCCAGCTGCCTATTGGCCCGGCAGCCCTCCAGGTGATCCATTATGACAATGACACCAACCGCTGGAATGTCTTCGGCCACGTGGGGTTCCTGCTGTACAGAGCACGCACGCTACAATAA
- the rnr gene encoding ribonuclease R, whose translation MERKRRERGAGKDSAPRSNSAGKDKGAPRGRRQSQNVGEVSKEVLLNVFLKEPKQVFTYRQLHRRLGITTKEGREVVSELLKKMRKNGELVHLQDDSYKFNPDFVRSEPETTRGERASRRSDSDRGRDRDRDRGPAVSRRGGPTIIGKVDLANARHAYVVTEETDQDVRVPVEKLMFAMDGDTVRVQLRGTRRANERPEGQVVEVLVREREEIVGRLEMSKGYGFIVPDQKKMYFDVFVGERGLADAQDGDKVLVHITEWPDDPTKSPTGEITRVFGPAGEHNAEIHAIMAEFGLPFEFPESVEKEADAISEGITMEEIARRRDFRDVTTFTIDPADAKDFDDALSVRQLENGNWEIGVHIADVTHYVQPNTKLEKEAYRRATSVYLVDRTIPMLPERLSNGLCSLRPNEDKLTFSVVFEIDENAKIHDYWIGRTIIHSDRRFSYEEAQQVIETLEGDFSTEILKLNELAKKFKDKRFKGGAVNFETIEVKFKLDENGKPLSLYVKERKDAHKLIEEFMLLANKYVAEHVFKLRTGKNKLTMVYRTHGSPDPEKLMNFSLFARKFGYKIDLEEGRDISAELNKLAAQTEGKPEQHVLQSLAIRTMAKAKYSTEAEGHFGLAFAHYSHFTSPIRRYPDMMAHRLIDQYLKGGQSAELEEYEERSLHSSDMEKRAADAERASIKFKQVEFISGFIGHQFKGIVSGLTEWGMYVEIEENKCEGMVRLADLKDDFYELDAANYRIIGRSNKKIISFGDEVMVQVKAANVLERTIDLELIDKI comes from the coding sequence ATGGAAAGAAAAAGAAGAGAGCGTGGCGCGGGCAAAGATTCTGCCCCCCGCTCCAATAGTGCAGGAAAAGATAAAGGCGCGCCACGCGGAAGACGCCAGAGCCAGAACGTTGGCGAAGTATCAAAAGAGGTGTTACTGAACGTGTTCCTGAAAGAGCCTAAGCAGGTATTCACGTACCGTCAGTTGCACAGAAGGTTAGGCATTACCACCAAAGAAGGGCGTGAGGTAGTCTCTGAGCTCCTGAAGAAAATGCGGAAGAACGGAGAGTTGGTCCATTTACAGGACGACTCCTATAAGTTCAACCCGGACTTTGTGCGCTCTGAACCGGAAACCACCCGCGGTGAGCGTGCCAGCCGCCGCAGTGATTCTGACCGGGGCCGCGACCGCGATCGTGACCGTGGGCCAGCCGTCTCCAGAAGAGGAGGCCCTACCATTATTGGTAAGGTAGACCTGGCCAATGCCCGCCACGCCTATGTGGTTACCGAAGAAACTGACCAGGATGTACGCGTGCCCGTGGAGAAACTCATGTTTGCCATGGACGGTGACACCGTGCGCGTGCAACTGAGAGGCACCCGCCGGGCCAATGAGCGCCCCGAAGGTCAGGTAGTAGAGGTACTGGTACGCGAGCGTGAAGAGATTGTAGGTCGTTTGGAGATGTCCAAGGGCTACGGTTTCATTGTGCCCGACCAGAAGAAAATGTACTTTGATGTGTTTGTGGGGGAACGCGGCCTAGCCGATGCCCAGGACGGAGACAAGGTACTGGTGCACATCACCGAATGGCCAGACGACCCCACCAAAAGCCCTACCGGAGAAATCACCCGAGTCTTCGGCCCGGCCGGAGAGCACAACGCCGAGATCCACGCCATCATGGCGGAATTCGGGTTGCCGTTTGAGTTCCCGGAGTCTGTGGAGAAAGAGGCCGACGCTATTTCGGAAGGCATCACGATGGAGGAAATTGCCCGGCGCCGTGACTTCAGGGACGTGACTACCTTTACCATTGACCCGGCAGATGCCAAGGATTTTGATGATGCGCTGAGCGTGCGTCAACTGGAGAACGGCAACTGGGAGATTGGCGTGCACATTGCCGACGTAACGCATTACGTGCAGCCTAACACCAAACTGGAGAAAGAAGCCTATCGTAGGGCCACCTCGGTGTATCTGGTAGACCGCACCATTCCTATGTTACCAGAGCGTTTATCTAACGGGTTGTGCTCTCTGCGCCCCAATGAAGACAAACTGACTTTCTCCGTGGTGTTTGAGATTGATGAGAACGCCAAGATCCACGACTATTGGATTGGCCGTACCATCATCCATTCAGACCGCCGCTTCTCCTATGAGGAAGCCCAGCAGGTGATTGAAACCCTGGAGGGAGATTTTTCCACGGAGATCCTGAAGCTGAACGAACTGGCCAAGAAATTTAAGGACAAACGCTTTAAGGGCGGGGCCGTGAATTTTGAGACCATTGAGGTGAAGTTCAAGCTGGATGAGAACGGCAAGCCGCTGTCACTGTACGTGAAGGAACGCAAAGACGCGCACAAGCTTATTGAGGAGTTCATGCTGCTGGCTAACAAATACGTAGCCGAGCACGTGTTCAAACTCCGCACCGGTAAGAACAAGCTCACCATGGTGTACCGTACCCACGGCTCGCCAGACCCCGAGAAACTGATGAACTTCTCTTTGTTCGCTCGTAAGTTCGGGTATAAGATTGACCTGGAGGAAGGCCGTGATATCTCTGCGGAGCTGAACAAGCTGGCCGCCCAGACCGAAGGCAAGCCCGAGCAGCACGTGCTGCAGAGCCTGGCCATCCGGACCATGGCCAAAGCCAAGTACAGCACCGAGGCCGAAGGGCACTTTGGCCTGGCGTTCGCGCACTACTCGCACTTCACCTCGCCTATTAGAAGGTACCCAGATATGATGGCCCACCGCCTCATTGACCAGTATCTGAAAGGCGGGCAAAGCGCTGAGCTGGAAGAGTACGAGGAGCGCAGCCTGCATTCCTCAGACATGGAGAAACGCGCCGCCGATGCGGAGCGGGCTTCCATTAAGTTCAAGCAGGTAGAGTTCATCAGTGGCTTTATCGGGCATCAGTTCAAGGGCATTGTCTCTGGCCTGACCGAGTGGGGCATGTACGTGGAGATTGAGGAGAACAAGTGCGAAGGCATGGTTCGTCTGGCTGACCTAAAAGACGATTTCTACGAGCTGGATGCCGCCAATTACCGCATCATTGGTCGTAGCAATAAGAAGATCATCTCCTTCGGGGATGAGGTGATGGTGCAGGTGAAAGCTGCCAATGTCTTAGAGCGAACCATTGACCTGGAACTGATAGACAAAATCTAA
- a CDS encoding M20/M25/M40 family metallo-hydrolase — MTSFFSLPRLAAMAAGLALFPQVTQAQAIIKQDPTIKAMTEQVSAQELERLVRGLVSFETRHSLSSVKDKKKGIGAARNWAEAEMQKAAATSGGRMTVTQDKYLVKADGRRVKEDVEFANVMATLKGTDPNDDRVFIVSGHIDSRNTDVMDAVGKAPGANDDGSGTAAVIELARVMAKQAFPATIIFVCVQGEEQGLIGARHLAERAKKENWNLVAMLNNDMIGNSLSDETGLADNTRVRIFSEGVPALETPEMTAMRKSTGGENDSRSRQLARYMKEMANRYVPQLEVVLNYRTDRFLRGGDHTPFSQMGFTAIRVCEMNENYQYQHQNVRTEKGIAYGDFPEHVDFEYMRKNTAMNLATLANLASAPYSPENVGVVTSNLTNKTELKWEAPAKGKKPAGYYILMRETSSPMWEKKIYVDGNATTTILPYSKDNYFFAVQAVDAQGHESLPVMPKPLR; from the coding sequence AACAGGTGTCTGCCCAGGAACTGGAGCGCCTGGTGCGCGGCCTGGTCAGCTTTGAGACCCGCCACTCACTTAGCTCCGTCAAAGACAAAAAGAAAGGCATTGGCGCCGCCCGCAACTGGGCCGAGGCCGAGATGCAGAAAGCCGCCGCCACCTCGGGTGGGCGCATGACCGTGACCCAGGACAAATACCTGGTGAAGGCCGACGGCCGCCGCGTGAAAGAAGACGTGGAGTTTGCCAACGTGATGGCCACCCTCAAAGGCACCGACCCCAACGACGACCGCGTGTTCATTGTCAGCGGACACATTGACTCAAGAAATACAGACGTGATGGACGCCGTGGGCAAGGCACCCGGCGCGAATGATGATGGCTCTGGCACTGCGGCCGTGATTGAGCTGGCCCGCGTCATGGCCAAGCAGGCCTTCCCGGCCACCATCATTTTTGTGTGCGTACAGGGCGAAGAACAGGGTTTGATTGGAGCCCGTCATTTAGCGGAACGCGCCAAGAAAGAGAACTGGAACCTGGTGGCTATGCTCAACAATGACATGATCGGGAACTCGCTCTCAGATGAGACCGGCCTGGCAGACAACACCCGCGTGCGTATCTTCTCTGAAGGCGTACCAGCGCTGGAGACCCCAGAGATGACGGCCATGCGCAAAAGCACCGGCGGCGAGAACGACAGCCGCAGCCGCCAACTTGCCCGCTACATGAAAGAGATGGCCAACCGGTACGTGCCGCAACTAGAGGTAGTATTGAACTACCGCACCGACCGTTTCCTGCGGGGCGGGGACCACACTCCCTTCAGCCAGATGGGGTTCACGGCCATACGCGTCTGCGAGATGAACGAGAACTACCAGTACCAGCACCAGAACGTGCGCACCGAGAAAGGCATCGCCTACGGCGATTTTCCCGAGCACGTAGACTTTGAGTACATGCGCAAGAACACCGCCATGAACCTGGCCACGCTGGCCAACCTGGCCTCGGCACCCTACTCCCCGGAGAATGTGGGCGTGGTGACCAGCAACCTCACCAACAAAACCGAACTGAAGTGGGAGGCGCCGGCCAAGGGCAAAAAACCGGCCGGCTACTACATTCTCATGCGCGAAACATCCTCGCCTATGTGGGAAAAGAAAATCTACGTGGACGGCAACGCCACCACCACCATTCTGCCTTACTCCAAAGACAACTATTTCTTTGCCGTACAGGCCGTAGACGCGCAAGGTCATGAAAGCTTGCCGGTCATGCCTAAGCCGTTGAGGTAG
- a CDS encoding rhomboid family intramembrane serine protease, which translates to MVISITLIIIAITVLVSLYAWQNQNLMEAWVHHPQSVAQDKEWWRLLTSGFLHADFMHLFFNMFSLYIFGGVVEQIFLGIFGFPVGAVIYVVLYLVAIIVSDLPTYFKHKNDSRYYSLGASGGVAAIIFSSIYFNPLTELLIFPIPFPIQGYIFGALYLALSYYMSTKSHDGINHSAHFYGAAFGLVVSIILVPGQIQNFFDQVLG; encoded by the coding sequence ATGGTCATTTCCATCACCCTTATCATTATTGCCATCACGGTCCTTGTCTCTTTGTATGCCTGGCAGAACCAGAATTTAATGGAGGCCTGGGTGCATCATCCGCAGTCGGTGGCGCAGGACAAGGAGTGGTGGCGTTTGCTTACCTCAGGGTTTCTGCACGCAGATTTCATGCACCTGTTCTTTAACATGTTCTCCCTGTACATTTTTGGCGGGGTAGTAGAACAGATATTCTTAGGCATTTTCGGGTTTCCGGTAGGGGCGGTGATTTATGTAGTGCTTTATTTAGTGGCTATTATCGTGTCAGACCTGCCCACTTATTTTAAGCATAAGAATGACAGCCGGTATTATTCCCTGGGGGCTTCGGGTGGGGTGGCCGCCATTATCTTCTCCAGCATCTATTTCAACCCGCTAACGGAGCTGTTAATTTTCCCAATTCCATTCCCTATCCAAGGCTATATCTTCGGTGCGCTTTACTTGGCTCTATCCTATTACATGAGCACTAAGAGCCATGACGGTATTAACCACAGTGCCCACTTTTATGGCGCCGCCTTTGGCTTGGTGGTGAGCATTATTCTGGTGCCAGGCCAGATCCAGAATTTCTTTGACCAGGTGCTGGGGTAA
- a CDS encoding head GIN domain-containing protein, with translation MKNLSAFLFLAVLALVVSLSSFKGAPSIMQEETRSLPAFTKIGLGYPAEVILRRGNTQSVKLDGDAEQLAQLITEVKDGQLVIKRKDQDRMFNFDTDQKRVTIYITVPQVEALSVSGSGKILGKDSFKATNLELAVSGSGSIKLQASVDKMSSRISGSGNIELEGEGKQSTVAVSGSGSLKGFGFKTNDAKISISGSGSCEINASSTLKSSISGSGRVFYEGQPNVDSRVSGSGKVQKRA, from the coding sequence ATGAAAAATCTATCCGCTTTCCTGTTTCTGGCCGTTCTGGCCCTGGTAGTTTCCCTGTCTTCTTTCAAAGGTGCCCCCTCGATAATGCAAGAAGAGACCCGCTCGCTGCCGGCATTCACCAAGATTGGCCTGGGCTACCCCGCCGAGGTAATTCTGCGCAGAGGCAATACCCAGAGCGTGAAACTAGATGGCGACGCGGAGCAACTGGCCCAACTCATCACGGAGGTGAAAGACGGGCAACTGGTCATCAAAAGAAAAGACCAGGACCGCATGTTTAATTTTGACACGGACCAGAAACGGGTGACTATCTACATTACCGTACCTCAGGTGGAAGCCTTGTCTGTGAGCGGATCAGGCAAGATACTGGGCAAAGATTCCTTTAAGGCCACCAACTTGGAGTTGGCGGTGAGTGGTTCAGGGTCTATTAAGTTACAGGCTTCCGTAGATAAGATGAGCAGCCGTATCTCAGGCTCAGGAAATATTGAGCTGGAGGGCGAAGGCAAGCAAAGCACCGTGGCGGTGAGTGGCTCGGGCTCGTTGAAAGGCTTCGGATTTAAGACCAATGACGCCAAGATCAGCATCAGTGGGTCGGGTTCCTGTGAGATAAACGCGTCCTCTACCTTAAAGTCCAGCATAAGCGGCAGCGGCCGGGTTTTCTATGAAGGCCAGCCCAACGTAGACAGCCGGGTGAGCGGCAGCGGTAAAGTGCAGAAGCGGGCGTAA
- a CDS encoding polyprenyl synthetase family protein, producing MDISHFSERINQTLSTLTYGENPTELYAPIRYMMELGGKRVRPLLTVLGAYLFQDNVDKVLLPAIGVEVFHNFTLMHDDIMDGAPLRRGKQTVHEKWNTSTAILSGDVMLVKAYELFLGIEPDKLPQALKLFSNCAAQVCEGQQLDMNFEQRQDVQIEEYLLMIKLKTAVLLGFALELGALLNDASPADAQHLKEFGINMGIAFQLRDDLLDVYGDQAKFGKRVGGDIVSDKKTYLLLTALERASATQKLALEKWQGVNGSDEVDGKVQAIKELYDELDIQNLTQNQINHYFQKGLHHLNEVNALNSKKELLRLMAIQLIERDS from the coding sequence GTGGATATCTCACATTTTTCAGAGCGAATCAACCAGACCCTTTCCACGCTCACTTACGGGGAAAACCCAACTGAACTGTATGCCCCCATTAGGTATATGATGGAGCTGGGAGGGAAAAGAGTGCGCCCATTGCTCACTGTTTTAGGGGCCTATCTTTTTCAGGATAATGTGGATAAGGTGCTTTTGCCTGCTATTGGGGTAGAGGTTTTCCACAACTTCACGCTTATGCATGATGATATCATGGATGGGGCCCCGCTGCGAAGAGGGAAACAGACCGTGCACGAGAAATGGAACACTAGCACGGCTATTTTGAGTGGGGACGTGATGTTGGTTAAGGCCTATGAGTTGTTCCTGGGCATTGAACCAGATAAATTACCGCAGGCTTTAAAGCTGTTTAGTAACTGCGCGGCCCAGGTTTGCGAAGGACAGCAACTGGATATGAATTTTGAGCAACGGCAAGATGTGCAGATTGAGGAGTACCTGCTCATGATCAAACTTAAAACCGCGGTTCTCCTGGGTTTTGCCCTGGAATTGGGAGCCCTGCTTAATGACGCTTCTCCCGCCGATGCGCAGCATTTAAAGGAGTTCGGGATTAACATGGGCATTGCCTTCCAGCTGCGCGACGACCTGCTGGATGTGTACGGGGACCAGGCCAAGTTTGGCAAACGCGTAGGCGGCGACATTGTCTCTGATAAAAAGACGTACTTGCTGCTTACCGCCCTGGAGCGCGCCTCTGCCACCCAAAAACTGGCCCTGGAGAAATGGCAAGGGGTTAACGGTTCAGACGAAGTAGATGGCAAAGTACAGGCGATCAAAGAACTGTATGACGAGTTGGATATCCAGAACCTCACCCAAAACCAGATCAACCACTACTTCCAGAAGGGGCTGCACCATTTAAATGAAGTAAACGCCTTGAACAGCAAGAAAGAGCTGCTCAGGTTAATGGCTATCCAGTTGATTGAACGGGACAGTTAA
- a CDS encoding fasciclin domain-containing protein, with amino-acid sequence MKKNFTYLKICLLLLVCTAVPIGTQAQVTVTGAAATAKMAHMTLAEGITHKQTLLLELVTKAGLMPLLSHSDPYTFFAPSEAALAAYKDASPEDLRAFLGQHLVASSITSEDLKDGTDIKNINGNNLRIYRKKGAILVDGVKLLESDQLYTNGVWHQLNGALQPPRPKL; translated from the coding sequence ATGAAGAAGAATTTTACTTATCTAAAGATTTGCCTTTTGCTTCTGGTCTGCACGGCCGTTCCCATAGGCACCCAGGCCCAGGTTACGGTGACCGGGGCGGCGGCTACGGCCAAGATGGCCCACATGACCCTGGCCGAAGGTATCACCCACAAACAGACGCTTTTGCTGGAGCTAGTGACCAAGGCGGGTTTAATGCCCCTGTTATCACATAGTGACCCCTATACTTTCTTCGCCCCTTCAGAAGCGGCACTGGCGGCCTATAAAGACGCCTCTCCCGAGGACCTTAGGGCTTTCCTGGGCCAGCATCTGGTGGCGTCCAGCATTACCTCAGAAGATTTGAAAGACGGCACCGATATAAAGAACATAAACGGCAATAACCTGCGTATCTACCGCAAGAAGGGGGCAATTCTGGTAGATGGCGTTAAGCTGCTGGAATCCGACCAACTGTATACCAATGGCGTTTGGCACCAGTTAAATGGCGCCCTTCAACCCCCCAGGCCTAAGCTTTAA